Below is a window of Nocardioides sp. S-1144 DNA.
CCTTTCCGGTGGTGACGCTCGTGCGGGCGGCTCGTGCGACGGGTGCTGGTGGGCGCGTGCGGCGGGTCAGTCGGCGCTGACGAGCGTGCCGATCCTCTCACCCTGCACGGCGCGCAGGATGTTGCCCTCGGGCTCCATGCCGAACACGATCATCGGCATCTTGTTCTCCATGCACAGGGCGAACGCCGTCGCGTCGGCCACGCGCAGGCCTCGCTGGAGGGCGTCCTGGAACGTCAGCGACTCGAGCTTGGTGGCGGTGGGGTCGATCTTCGGGTCGGCGGTGTAGACGCCGTCGACGCCGTTCTTGCCCATCAGCACGACCTCGGCCTTGATCTCGAGGGCGCGCTGGGCGGCGACGGTGTCGGTGGAGAAGAACGGCATCCCCATGCCGGCGCCGAAGATGACGACCCGGCCCTTCTCCATGTGCCGGATCGCGCGGCGCGGGATGTAGGGCTCGGCGACCTGGCCCATCGTGATCGCGGTCTGGACCCGCGTCTCCACGTCGAGCTTCTCCAGGAAGTCCTGCAGGGCCAGGCAGTTCATGACGATGCCCAGCATCCCCATGTAGTCGGCGCGCACGCGGTCGATGCCGCGCTGCTGGAGCTCGGCGCCGCGGAAGAAGTTGCCTCCCCCGGTGACGACGGCGATCTGGACGCCGGCCTGGGCGACCGAGGCGATCTCGCGCGCGATGGCCTGGACGACGTCGGGGTCGACCCCGACGCTGCCGCCGCCGAAGACCTCGCCCGAGAGCTTGAGCAGGACTCGCTTGTAGCCGGTCATCGGGTCCTTCCGTCCGTGATGAGTCGCTGTGAGGCTACCGCCCGACCACCCGTGCCGCACCGTCGGGCCGGACGCGCGCCGCAGACGCCAGCAGCGCCGCCGGTTCCGGCGGCGCTGCTGGGTGGTCGTGCTGGTGTCGAGCTGGTGTCGAGCTGGGTGGTGCTGGGTGGCTAGGCGCCGACCTCGAAGCGGGCGAACCGCGTCAGGGTGGTGCCGGAGGCGTCGAGGACGGCCTTGACCGTCTTCTTGTTCTCGGTCACCGAGGCCTGCTCGAGCAGGACGACGTCCTTGAAGAAGCCGTTGAGCCGGCCCTCGGTGATCTTGGCGATCGCCTGCTCGGGCTTGCCCTCCTCGCGCGAGGTCGCCTCGGCGATCTCGCGCTCCTTGGCGACGACGTCGGCGGGGACCTCGTCGCGGGTGAGGTACTGCGGGCGCATCGCGGCGACCTGCATGGCGGCCGCACGGGCGGCCTCCGCGTCACCCTCGTACTGGACGAGGACGCCCACGGCGGGCGGCAGGTCGGCCGCACGCTTGTGCATGTAGGCCACGACGTTGCCGTCGAAGTAGGCGAACTGGCCGAGCTCGATCTTCTCGCCGATGCTGACGGCCAGCCCGTCGACGACCTCGCCGACGGTCTGGTCGCCGAGCGACACCGAGCGCAGCGCCTCGGCGTCGGCCGGCTTGGCCTCCGACGCGGCGTCCGCGATCCGCTGGGCGGCGGCGACGAAGTCGGCGTTCTTGGCGACGAAGTCGGTCTCGCTCTTCAGCTCGACCAGGACGCCGGGCGCGTGCGCCACGAGTCCGGACGAGGCCTCGCGCTCCGCACCGCGCTTGGCCGCCTTGGCCTCGCCCTTGATGCGCAGCAGCTCGACTGCCTTGTCGAAGTCGCCGTCGGTCTCGTCGAGCGCCTTCTTGCAGTCCATCATCCCGGCGCCGGTCAGCTCACGGAGCTTCTTGACGTCGGCCGCGGTGAAAGCCATGGGTACTCCTTCGTACGGGTAGCGGGAAGCTGGATCAGGACTCGGAGGAGACCTCGGCCGGAGCCTCGGTGGTCTCCTCGGTGGGGGCCTCGGCAGCGGGCTCCTCGGCAGCGGGCTCCTCGGCGGCGGGGGCCTCGGTCGGCACGGCCGACTCGGCGACCTCGGCGGCCTCGGCACCCTCGGACGCGGCACCGGTGGCCTCGGCGGCCGGGGTCTCGGCGGCCGGGGCGCTGGTGGCGGCCTCGGCGGCCTTCTCGGCGTCGCCACCCAGGAGCTCGCGCTCCCACTCGGCGAGGGGCTCCTCGGCCGTGGCGGTGGCACCGGTCTTCGCACCGGAGCGGGCGATGAGGCCCTCGGCGACGGCGTCGGCGATCACGCGGGTCAGCAGGCCGACCGCGCGGATGGCGTCGTCGTTGCCCGGGATCGGGAAGTCGACCTCGTCGGGGTCGCAGTTGGTGTCGAGGATGCCGATGATCGGGATCCGCAGCTTGCGCGCCTCCTCGACCGCCAGGTGCTCCTTCTTGGTGTCGACGATCCACACCGCGGCGGGCGTGCGGACCATGTCGCGGATGCCGCCGAGGGTCTTGTCGAGCTTGTCGCGCTCCCGCTTCATCTGCAGGAGCTCCTTCTTCGTGCGACCCGAGCCGGCGACGTTGTCGAAGTCGACCTCGTCGAGCTCCTTGAGGCGGTTGATCCGCTGGTGCACGGTCTGGAAGTTGGTCAGCATGCCGCCGAGCCAGCGCTGGTTGACGTAGGGCATGCCCACGCGGGTCGCCTGCTCGGCGATCGCCTCCTGCGCCTGCTTCTTCGTGCCGACGAACATGATCGTGCCGCCCTTGGACACGGTCTCCTTGATGAAGGCGTAGCTGCGGTCGATGTAGGCCAGCGACTGCTGCAGGTCGATGATGTAGATGCCGTTGCGCTCGGTCATGATGAAGCGCTTCATCTTGGGGTTCCAGCGACGGGTCTGGTGCCCGAAGTGGACGCCGCTCTCGAGGAGCTGGCGCATGGTCACGACTGCCATGGTGGTTCTCTTCTCCTGTGGTGGGGCCACCGCCGTCCGCACGACCTTGAGGCAGGACGCGCCGGGGTGACTCCGGGTGTGTTTTCAGTTCGACGCCGCCGACGGGTGCCGGTGGCCCTGACGCCCACGCGCGATCCGACCGGCCGGGCGTTGGTGCTGGTGTCCGGCAGGACCGAGGATCGTCGCCCGCGGGTGATCGGCTGCCCGACAGGAGTCGGGCGGTCGTCGCGGTCTGGGAGCGTGCGAATTTCACTCTTCCGAGTGATGGGCACAGCGTAGTCCGTGGCCCGGCACGACCGCGAATCCCGCCCGTGACCACCTGTCGTCCACAGGTCCGCGCCGACGACGGTTCTCCCCAGGCCGGCCCGCGGACGTCGCCGGGCGCCGGAGTCCTCCGGCACCGTCGGTCCATGACCCCCACCGCCGCCCGGGCCCCGCGCGCCCTCGTCGTCCTGCTGGCCGTCGTCGGCTGGCTGCTCCTCCCCGTCGCGGCCGCTCCCGCCGTGGCCGACCCGGCCGGTGCCGACCCGGTCGGCGTCTGGCCGTTGGCTCCGGAGCCGGAGGTCGTGGCGCCCTTCGACCCGCCCGACACGCCCTTCGGGCCGGGGCACCGGGGCGTCGACCTGCGCGGCACGCCCGGCCAGGGCGTGCGCGCCGCGCTGCCCGGCACCGTGTCGTTCGCGGGCACGATCGCCGGGCGCGGCGTCGTGGTGGTCGACCACGGCACCACCCGCACGACCTACGAGCCGGTCGCGGCGTCCGCGGCCGTCGGCGACGCGGTCGCCGCCGGTCACCGGATCGGCACGCTGCAG
It encodes the following:
- the tsf gene encoding translation elongation factor Ts, whose amino-acid sequence is MAFTAADVKKLRELTGAGMMDCKKALDETDGDFDKAVELLRIKGEAKAAKRGAEREASSGLVAHAPGVLVELKSETDFVAKNADFVAAAQRIADAASEAKPADAEALRSVSLGDQTVGEVVDGLAVSIGEKIELGQFAYFDGNVVAYMHKRAADLPPAVGVLVQYEGDAEAARAAAMQVAAMRPQYLTRDEVPADVVAKEREIAEATSREEGKPEQAIAKITEGRLNGFFKDVVLLEQASVTENKKTVKAVLDASGTTLTRFARFEVGA
- the rpsB gene encoding 30S ribosomal protein S2, which produces MAVVTMRQLLESGVHFGHQTRRWNPKMKRFIMTERNGIYIIDLQQSLAYIDRSYAFIKETVSKGGTIMFVGTKKQAQEAIAEQATRVGMPYVNQRWLGGMLTNFQTVHQRINRLKELDEVDFDNVAGSGRTKKELLQMKRERDKLDKTLGGIRDMVRTPAAVWIVDTKKEHLAVEEARKLRIPIIGILDTNCDPDEVDFPIPGNDDAIRAVGLLTRVIADAVAEGLIARSGAKTGATATAEEPLAEWERELLGGDAEKAAEAATSAPAAETPAAEATGAASEGAEAAEVAESAVPTEAPAAEEPAAEEPAAEAPTEETTEAPAEVSSES
- a CDS encoding peptidoglycan DD-metalloendopeptidase family protein — its product is MTPTAARAPRALVVLLAVVGWLLLPVAAAPAVADPAGADPVGVWPLAPEPEVVAPFDPPDTPFGPGHRGVDLRGTPGQGVRAALPGTVSFAGTIAGRGVVVVDHGTTRTTYEPVAASAAVGDAVAAGHRIGTLQLPGSHCFPAACLHWGWIEGASTYLDPLRLVGLGPVRLLPLWRDLPVGPPGRPPARPLVRLPLALVLGLFR
- the pyrH gene encoding UMP kinase, whose protein sequence is MTGYKRVLLKLSGEVFGGGSVGVDPDVVQAIAREIASVAQAGVQIAVVTGGGNFFRGAELQQRGIDRVRADYMGMLGIVMNCLALQDFLEKLDVETRVQTAITMGQVAEPYIPRRAIRHMEKGRVVIFGAGMGMPFFSTDTVAAQRALEIKAEVVLMGKNGVDGVYTADPKIDPTATKLESLTFQDALQRGLRVADATAFALCMENKMPMIVFGMEPEGNILRAVQGERIGTLVSAD